AGTTATATCGAGGGCGCCTTCGCTTCTGGAATTCGCGCCGCTCGAAGAATAAAATAAGTGTTTAGGGGATGGGATTCCCCTTAAGACTTAAGGGGAATCTGTTTTAACGTTCTATCGTTTGACGTCAAAGCGATCTAACATCATCACTTTGTTCCAGGCGTTGACGAAATCGTTAACAAATTTCGCTTTGCCATCTTCAGCTGCATAAATCTCGGCCACGGCACGGAGCTCTGAATGAGATCCAAAGATAAGATCGACCGGAGTAGCAGTCCACTTTACGGCACCCGTTTTTCTATCGACGCCTTCGTAGAGATCCGGCTTCGAAGATTTTCTCCACTGAGTCGACATATCCAATAGATTTACAAAAAAGCTATTGTCCAAAGTCTCTGGTTTATCCGTGAGGACTCCGTGTTTAGTTTTTTGCGTGTTGGCTCCTAACGCTCTCATTCCACCGATCAAAACTGTCATCTCAGGCACGGTCAAAGTGAGAAGGTTCGCGCGATCTACGAGCATTTCTGCCGGAGACATTGGGCTCTGGGAACTGTAATAGTTACGGAAAGCATCGGCCTTAGGCTCAAGATACGCAAAGGAAGACACATCTGTCTGCTCTTGGCTGGCGTCCATACGTCCCGGAGTAAATGGAACTTTCACCGATTGTCCCGCGGCTTTTGCCGCTTGCTCAATGGCAGCAACTCCACCTAATACGATCAAATCAGCCATGGACACTTTTTTAGAAGATCCATTAAATCCCTTTTGAATCTCTTCGAGTTTGCCCAAAACTTTTGCCACTTCCGCTGGGTCATTCACGGCCCAGTTTTTCTGAGGCTCTAAGCGAAGTCGGCCACCGTTAGCACCACCTCGAAGATCAGTTCCACGGAAAGATCCCGCTGCCGCCCAAGCGACGCGAACTAATTCGGAAACAGTCAAACCACTTTTAAGAATTTTACTCTTAAGGGAAGATACGTCGCTATCACTGATCACTCGACCCTCTTGAGCCGGGATCGGATCTTGCCAGATAAGAGTCTCTTGAGGAACTTCTTTGCCGAGGTAACGAGTGCGCGGTCCCATATCACGGTGAGTGAGCTTGAACCATGCTTTGGCGAAAGCCAATTCGAATTCCTTAGGATTGTCTTTAAATCTCTTCGTGATCTTCTGATACTCTGGATCCATCTTCAGCGCGATATCTGTAGTGAACATGATCGGCGCATGACGTTTGTTTTTATCATGAGCATCAGGAACCAGATTCGCCGCTTTGCCATCCTTGGGAATCCACTGAATAGCTCCTGCAGGACTTTTTGTTTGAACCCATTCGAAGGCATAGAGGTTATCAAGATATTGCATCGTCCATTCGGTCGGCTTTACAGACCAAGCTCCCTCGAGACCGCTGGTATGAGCATCGATCCCTTTTCCGGTACCGCATTTGTTCTTCCAACCAAATCCTTGCTCTTCAAGGCCTGCGCCAGCGGGTGCGGCTTCTAAACATTTTTTAGCGCTCCCTTTACCGTGGGCTTTCCCGAAGGTGTGTCCACCGGCAATAAGAGCCACGGTTTCTTCGTCGTTCATCGCCATACGACCAAAAGTTTCGCGAATGTCTTTAGCCGCAGCCAATGGATCGGGCTTCCCGTTAGGTCCTTCTGGATTCACATAAATTAAACCCATCTGGACCGCGGCTAATGGTTTCTGCAATTTGCGACCTTGAGAGTAACGTTTGTCGTCTAAAAATTTCTTCTCAGGACCCCAGTAAACGAGATCGGCTTCCCAATCGTCAGTTCGTCCACCGGCAAAACCGAACGATTTAAATCCCATGGATTCGAGAGCGACGTTTCCTGTAAGAACCATAAGGTCCGCCCAAGACAGACTGTTTCCGTATTTCTTTTTGATGGGCCATAAAAGACGACGAGCTTTATCTAAGTTGGCATTGTCGGGCCAGCTATTGAGAGGCTCAAAACGCTGTTGTCCACCGCCGGCGCCACCGCGGCCATCCATTACACGATAGGTCCCAGCACTGTGCCAAGCCATACGGATAAAGAAAGGACCATAGTGACCGTAATCCGGTGGCCACCAATCTTGAGGTGTCGTCATTAATTGTGCGATTTCTTTTTTAACAGCCGCGAGATCCAATTTTTTAAATTCTTCGGCATAATTAAACTTTGCCGTCAGCGGATTGGACTCCATCGAGTGCTGACGAAGTGGCGCTAGATCTAAACGCTCGGGCCACCAAAACTGGTTTGAAATATTTGAACGATCAAGACTTTTCGTGTTTTGTGTGACTGTCGCAGCGAAAGTTAAGCTGTGAAATCCAAAAAAAACAAGTAAGCCTATGTTGACTAATTTTTGCATTTTTTTATTCTCCTGTGTGTAGGTTGAGCCTATACAAATTTTGTTCACGAGTAAAAGTATAAAAACAAATCAATCGATAGACTTAAGCTATCATGGGCTCAAAAATCGAAAGAATCCCCGAGGCCATTGGCCTATGTAGCACAAAAAATATGCAACTCAGATTTTCGTCACTTGCCTTAATTTCAGATCTATCCGAATCTAGTTTCGATCAAAGGAGGTCACATGGCCCGCTCTCAATGGACTCTGGTTTCTACCCTCATGGCATTTATCACAGGGTGTTCGTCCACCCCTCCGGTGCAAACAGTCCCCAAGGTCGATATCCCTAAATTTATGGGACCCTGGTATGTCTTAGGAGGACGCTTTACGTCTTTCGAAGTGGATGCCCATAATGGGATCGAAAGCTACGAGCTCGACCCGGATGAAGATCATATTAAAATTAGTTTTACCTACAACAAAGGTTCGTTCGACGGGGAAAAGAAATCCATTCCTCAGCGGGGCTGGGTGCAAAATAAGCAAACGAAATCGACGTGGACGGTTCAGCCGTGGTGGCCTCTTCAATTTGACTACCTAATTGTGGCTTTGGCCGATGACTATTCGTGGACCGCGATCGGTGTACCTAGCCAAAAATATTTATGGATTATGGCTCGAGATTGGAAAAATCCCGAAGAGAAAATCAAAGCCGCTCAACAGCAGCTTCGAGAAGTTGGGTACGATCCCACAATTAAGACGACCGTACCTCATAGACGCTAATCCATCTAAGGAGCTTTTGTCTTCGCCGCAGCGGCGCGAGCGCTGGCTTCTTTCTTCGCGTTTAATTCTTCAGGAGAAAGACCCCAAGGGGACGATTTAGGTCCTTTAGGACGATCTTTTTTCCCACCACCGCGATTGCGAGGATCTACTTTTTCTGTCACAGGCTTTGGAGCCGGCTTGTCGCCAAAGTATTCGGTAATAAAATGAAGCTCTTCGATCTTTGTTGCGTTCTCTGGGACTTGTTCGCCTTCGTTAAAAGAAAAAATACGAACACGATAGAGATTTTCGGTCTTAGGCTCCGCAAGTCCTACTGCCGTTATAAAGTTCTTAAGTTTGGCGTCTGCATATTTAAAAGTTTCGCCGATAGAAGTTGAGATCTCTTCTTCTGTTTTGCCTTCAGCCATTAAAGCTTTTTTCGCCTCGATCCCTTTAAGAAGAATATGTCCCGGAAATTCGCCCATTGCTCTCATCATGTGGTCCTTGTTAAGTTTGGGCCATACTGGAGAATAAACGCCTTAGGGTCAATAATTAACGAACTTTATGGTTAGTTTTGCACGAAAAACTGGGGCGCAGGACCCGCTAAAACCTTCTAATTTGCAACTGGGAACTAAACGACTCAAAAACTGTATCTTTTGTGTTTTTTGCGATACATCCAGGGCATGAAAAAGCCCCTGGAAGAAATGCGGGATGGTCAATCCATTGAACTCCTTAAAGAGCTTCACATCCTTACCCGCGACGGAAAAATCAATCAGGATAGTCGACGTA
This window of the Bdellovibrionales bacterium genome carries:
- a CDS encoding lipocalin family protein, which encodes MARSQWTLVSTLMAFITGCSSTPPVQTVPKVDIPKFMGPWYVLGGRFTSFEVDAHNGIESYELDPDEDHIKISFTYNKGSFDGEKKSIPQRGWVQNKQTKSTWTVQPWWPLQFDYLIVALADDYSWTAIGVPSQKYLWIMARDWKNPEEKIKAAQQQLREVGYDPTIKTTVPHRR
- the katG gene encoding catalase/peroxidase HPI — translated: MQKLVNIGLLVFFGFHSLTFAATVTQNTKSLDRSNISNQFWWPERLDLAPLRQHSMESNPLTAKFNYAEEFKKLDLAAVKKEIAQLMTTPQDWWPPDYGHYGPFFIRMAWHSAGTYRVMDGRGGAGGGQQRFEPLNSWPDNANLDKARRLLWPIKKKYGNSLSWADLMVLTGNVALESMGFKSFGFAGGRTDDWEADLVYWGPEKKFLDDKRYSQGRKLQKPLAAVQMGLIYVNPEGPNGKPDPLAAAKDIRETFGRMAMNDEETVALIAGGHTFGKAHGKGSAKKCLEAAPAGAGLEEQGFGWKNKCGTGKGIDAHTSGLEGAWSVKPTEWTMQYLDNLYAFEWVQTKSPAGAIQWIPKDGKAANLVPDAHDKNKRHAPIMFTTDIALKMDPEYQKITKRFKDNPKEFELAFAKAWFKLTHRDMGPRTRYLGKEVPQETLIWQDPIPAQEGRVISDSDVSSLKSKILKSGLTVSELVRVAWAAAGSFRGTDLRGGANGGRLRLEPQKNWAVNDPAEVAKVLGKLEEIQKGFNGSSKKVSMADLIVLGGVAAIEQAAKAAGQSVKVPFTPGRMDASQEQTDVSSFAYLEPKADAFRNYYSSQSPMSPAEMLVDRANLLTLTVPEMTVLIGGMRALGANTQKTKHGVLTDKPETLDNSFFVNLLDMSTQWRKSSKPDLYEGVDRKTGAVKWTATPVDLIFGSHSELRAVAEIYAAEDGKAKFVNDFVNAWNKVMMLDRFDVKR